The following proteins are co-located in the Solanum pennellii chromosome 1, SPENNV200 genome:
- the LOC107002262 gene encoding probable WRKY transcription factor 65 isoform X2, with amino-acid sequence MGRSKPPKSQSKTSRLLQPQFIASKNRKMAQKVVMTVQMEAKSLKQKNEGPPSDCWSWRKYGQKPIKGSPYPRGYYRCSSSKGCSAKKQVERCSKDASLFIITYTSSHNHPGPNLPKDSVKQEPIVDQHVSLEDNNDEDDDDNDDTKSCKTPLNSTTASTSIPQGILEENLFTDNFLGTISYDDFLPLSYPQLMKFPKSELSEENDFYDELGELELPPSSTSFAGIFEEAILVDPSS; translated from the exons ATGGGTAGAAGTAAGCCACCAAAGTCACAATCTAAAACATCAAGATTGCTACAACCACAATTTATTGCCTCAAAAAACAG AAAGATGGCTCAGAAAGTTGTTATGACAGTGCAAATGGAAGCAAAATCTTTAAAGCAGAAAAATGAAGGGCCTCCTTCAGATTGTTGGTCTTGGAGAAAATATGGACAAAAACCCATTAAAGGATCCCCTTACCCCAG GGGTTACTACAGATGCAGCAGTTCAAAGGGTTGTTCAGCTAAAAAACAAGTAGAAAGGTGTAGTAAAGATGCATCTTTGttcatcatcacatatacatcCAGCCATAATCATCCAGGTCCAAATTTGCCTAAAGACTCTGTTAAACAAGAGCCAATAGTGGATCAACATGTGTCCCTCGAAGACAACAAcgatgaagatgatgatgataatgatgacaCAAAAAGCTGCAAAACCCCATTGAATAGTACTACTGCTAGTACCAGTATTCCCCAAGGCATACTTGAAGAGAATCTGTTCACTGATAATTTCTTGGGAACAATTTCATATGATGATTTTCTGCCCCTTTCTTACCCTCAGCTAATGAAATTTCCAAAATCCGAATTGTCAGAAGAGAATGacttttatgatgaattagGAGAATTGGAGCTACCTCCATCTTCTACATCCTTCGCGGGCATTTTTGAGGAGGCAATCCTTGTAGATCCCTCCTCTTAG
- the LOC107002262 gene encoding probable WRKY transcription factor 65 isoform X1 — translation MGRSKPPKSQSKTSRLLQPQFIASKNSSEYSSHVRKMAQKVVMTVQMEAKSLKQKNEGPPSDCWSWRKYGQKPIKGSPYPRGYYRCSSSKGCSAKKQVERCSKDASLFIITYTSSHNHPGPNLPKDSVKQEPIVDQHVSLEDNNDEDDDDNDDTKSCKTPLNSTTASTSIPQGILEENLFTDNFLGTISYDDFLPLSYPQLMKFPKSELSEENDFYDELGELELPPSSTSFAGIFEEAILVDPSS, via the exons ATGGGTAGAAGTAAGCCACCAAAGTCACAATCTAAAACATCAAGATTGCTACAACCACAATTTATTGCCTCAAAAAACAG CTCTGAGTATTCTTCTCATGTTAGAAAGATGGCTCAGAAAGTTGTTATGACAGTGCAAATGGAAGCAAAATCTTTAAAGCAGAAAAATGAAGGGCCTCCTTCAGATTGTTGGTCTTGGAGAAAATATGGACAAAAACCCATTAAAGGATCCCCTTACCCCAG GGGTTACTACAGATGCAGCAGTTCAAAGGGTTGTTCAGCTAAAAAACAAGTAGAAAGGTGTAGTAAAGATGCATCTTTGttcatcatcacatatacatcCAGCCATAATCATCCAGGTCCAAATTTGCCTAAAGACTCTGTTAAACAAGAGCCAATAGTGGATCAACATGTGTCCCTCGAAGACAACAAcgatgaagatgatgatgataatgatgacaCAAAAAGCTGCAAAACCCCATTGAATAGTACTACTGCTAGTACCAGTATTCCCCAAGGCATACTTGAAGAGAATCTGTTCACTGATAATTTCTTGGGAACAATTTCATATGATGATTTTCTGCCCCTTTCTTACCCTCAGCTAATGAAATTTCCAAAATCCGAATTGTCAGAAGAGAATGacttttatgatgaattagGAGAATTGGAGCTACCTCCATCTTCTACATCCTTCGCGGGCATTTTTGAGGAGGCAATCCTTGTAGATCCCTCCTCTTAG
- the LOC107028904 gene encoding uncharacterized protein LOC107028904 has protein sequence MDSFANLFREPFQIFTTILLSLLFPLSFLIISRLSVAHYLIDLVGYSKTEISNNCDLLIKFFLQVNPIFLHVLVSIISVAALSHTLTGGTSCFIKRTLEPVSRLRLYAAWFFVCILQICVGLGIEGSIAAGVDAYEIGYERGFLTRAIFFLGLNETMFFWSNIFVKPVVDDTVFGILKENRWIEKAALAMSFGGLWWWRLRDEVEFLVVVVEKKRDLLISIGLADFVGWWLYYLTVTIGMIKIVKSLVWLVYVMFGRRVVDIDNTVGDSRNNDEKV, from the exons ATGGATTCTTTTGCAAATTTATTTAGAGAACcatttcaaatttttacaaCTATTCTTCTTAGTCttctttttcctctttcttttcttataatTTCTAGGCTATCTGTTGCACATTATCTTATTGATCTTGTAGGTTATTCAAAAAcagaaatttcaaataattgtGATTTactaatcaaattttttcttcaagttAACCCTATTTTTCTACATGTTCTTGTTTCTATCATCAGTGTTGCTGCACTTTCTCATACCTTAACCGGTGGTACCTCTTGCTTTATCAAGCGTACCCTAGAGCCTGTCTCGAGACTGCGATTATACGCCGCGTGGTTTTTCGTATGCATATTGCAAATTTGTGTTGGTTTAGGCATTGAAG GTAGTATAGCTGCTGGAGTTGATGCTTATGAAATTGGTTATGAAAGGGGATTTTTGACAAGAGCTATATTCTTCTTGGGATTAAATGAAACAATGTTCTTTTGGTCCAATATTTTTGTGAAGCCAGTGGTGGATGACACAGTTTTTGGCattctaaaagaaaatagatgGATTGAAAAAGCAGCATTGGCAATGAGTTTTGGTGGACTTTGGTGGTGGAGATTGAGAGATGAAGTTGAGTTTTTAGTGGTTGTGGTGGAGAAAAAAAGAGACTTGTTGATTAGTATTGGATTGGCTGATTTTGTTGGTTGGTGGTTGTATTATTTAACTGTTACAATTGGTATGATCAAAATTGTGAAAAGTCTTGTTTGGCTTGTTTATGTAATGTTTGGTAGAAGAGTTGTTGATATTGACAATACTGTTGGTGACTCTAGGAACAATGATGAGAAGGTCTGA
- the LOC107016326 gene encoding DELLA protein RGL1-like produces MTNVSISNDIFSDFQDDQFHLEGYERSELVVNGIEEGCVDIDSLYSICGLNNEENTSDEQVRTNLLEDQQQSLSDWMQNHFLTNTVMPLQPVQIQSTIEAPTNDDFPPQVPEPANSSNEKPKPFSLASLELLSNYGRLSKKSSEENLCTNALSCEARLGNSHKLPMKEILRAAGERYIQYSTQRLDGLSMFIHPYGSALSGLCMEETRDVELVHLLLAAAEEVNNQQFHLASKLISRCMWVASDSGNPVQRLSYYFAKALEERIDRSTGRYTCTDEDHHLKYIKIMSLGTNAAFLTCHQLIPFSQVMQFAGVQTIFENVRSAKKIHLIDFNIRSGIQWIVLIQALAEKGDSPIELLKITAVGSIEKENFEATSNTLHSFTKSLGLPFSFDIVFVSDMKDFKKESANIKTDETVAVYCNSILRTMLSRPDCLDNLMKVVRSIGPKIIVVGEVEANHNSPSFLNRFIETLFFYSAFFDCFEDCMDRRSPCRTTIEGVYFGEGIRNIVAAEAEDRFTRNVKLEVWRAFFARFGMVEEELSESAWYQAHLILKQFAQGSSCDLQKDGKGLIIGWKGTPIHSLSIWKFL; encoded by the exons ATGACCAATGTCTCAATCTCCAATGATATTTTTAGTGATTTCCAGGATGATCAGTTTCATCTTGAAGGATATGAGAGAAGTGAGTTAGTGGTCAATGGCATTGAAGAAGGTTGTGTAGATATTGATTCTCTTTACTCCATTTGTGGACTTAACAATGAAGAGAATACATCTGATGAACAAGTTAGAACCAACTTATTGGAAGATCAGCAACAAAGTCTATCAGATTGGATGCAAAATCATTTCCTCACCAACACAGTCATGCCCTTGCAACCGGTCCAAATCCAATCTACTATTGAAGCACCAACAAATGATGATTTCCCGCCTCAAGTACCAGAACCTGCCAACTCTAGCAATGAAAAACCAAAGCCGTTTTCATTAGCATCTTTGGAGCTACTGAGCAATTATGGCAGACTGAGCAAGAAATCCAGTGAGGAAAACTTGTGCACTAATGCACTAAGTTGTGAGGCTCGCTTAGGTAATAGCCACAAGTTGCCAATGAAAGAGATCTTGAGGGCTGCTGGAGAAAG GTACATTCAGTACTCCACCCAAAGGCTAGATGGTCTTTCTATGTTCATCCACCCTTATGGTTCGGCACTCTCAGGCCTTTGTATGGAGGAAACAAGGGACGTGGAGCTTGTCCACCTCCTCCTAGCTGCAGCAGAAGAAGTGAATAATCAACAATTCCATCTAGCTAGCAAATTGATTTCTCGTTGTATGTGGGTGGCATCTGATTCAGGTAATCCAGTCCAGAGACTTTCTTACTATTTTGCTAAAGCTTTAGAAGAAAGGATTGATCGATCAACTGGAAGATACACATGTACGGATGAAGATCACCACCTCaagtatattaaaattatgtcattAGGTACCAACGCTGCATTCTTGACCTGCCACCAACTAATTCCTTTCAGTCAAGTGATGCAATTTGCAGGAGTTCAAACAATTTTTGAAAATGTCAGAAGCGCAAAAAAGATTCATTTGATTGATTTTAATATCAGAAGTGGAATTCAATGGATAGTCTTGATACAAGCTCTTGCAGAAAAAGGTGACAGTCCAATTGAGCTTCTTAAGATAACTGCAGTTGGAAGCATAGAAAAAGAGAACTTTGAAGCAACAAGCAACACATTACACAGTTTCACCAAGTCCTTAGGCCTGCCATTTTCATTTGATATAGTTTTTGTCTCGGACATGAAAGATTTCAAGAAAGAGTCGGCCAATATTAAGACAGATGAGACTGTGGCTGTTTACTGTAACTCTATACTAAGGACAATGCTATCAAGACCAGATTGTTTGGATAATTTGATGAAAGTAGTCAGAAGTATTGGACCAAAAATTATTGTTGTTGGCGAAGTTGAAGCAAACCATAATTCACCATCATTTTTAAACCGCTTTATTGAGACACTTTTCTTTTACAGTGCATTTTTTGATTGCTTCGAGGACTGCATGGATCGACGCAGTCCATGTCGAACAACGATTGAAGGGGTATATTTTGGTGAAGGTATTCGGAACATCGTGGCGGCTGAAGCTGAGGACAGGTTCACCAGGAATGTGAAGCTTGAAGTATGGAGAGCATTCTTTGCAAGGTTTGGTATGGTGGAAGAAGAGCTTAGTGAGTCAGCTTGGTATCAAGCTCATCTGATTCTCAAGCAATTTGCCCAAGGAAGTTCTTGTGATCTTCAAAAGGATGGGAAAGGCCTCATTATTGGGTGGAAGGGAACACCAATTCATTCTCTATCCATTTGGAAGTTCTTGTAA
- the LOC107024666 gene encoding DELLA protein RGL2-like: protein MQDSTDIQNFCNNYGFYQEYAVNQQLQEMNKQQEELNEHAAHSAGQLSRGKTKLNNLETGSNVDEVPFLSLAPFELLRNNPSRRRRRDKVRDVNGGANMHQKLSATQIMRLAGERFIQFSSNKFININNLLHPYGSAFSDLSPEDNQDVELAQILLAAAEKVFDQHYDRARKFLSQCQLLASKTGNPVQRAVFYFAQALGERIDRETGKLMPKICTETDELNSICVASRFHASYVALHQEVPFTHIVHFTGIQAILESVAMKPKVHLIDFLIRTGVQWASLIQAAAERKDNPIEHMKITVIESVNKERVIETGKSLESFANSLNFPFSFKIIFLPDRNQLTEDHFDIKPDEGLVIHAAFFLRAMISIPNCLETAMRVLRRLQPSLMVVSEVEANLNSPLFVNRFIDTLFYYSALFDCLEDVMKRDDQHRMTLEVSYGAGIRGVIRRKGSLEV, encoded by the coding sequence ATGCAGGATTCCACAGATATCCAGAATTTCTGTAACAACTATGGGTTCTATCAAGAATATGCAGTCAATCAACAATTACAAGAAATGAataaacaacaagaagaactgAATGAGCATGCTGCCCATTCTGCAGGTCAGTTAAGTCGAGGAAAAACAAAGCTCAACAATCTAGAAACAGGAAGCAATGTGGACGAGGTACCTTTTCTATCTCTAGCTCCTTTTGAATTGCTGAGGAACAATCCGAGCAGGCGCAGGAGAAGAGATAAAGTTAGAGATGTGAATGGTGGAGCCAACATGCACCAGAAGCTCTCAGCTACACAAATCATGAGGCTAGCTGGAGAAAGATTCATCCAGTTCTCTTCCAACAagttcatcaacataaacaatcTTTTGCACCCCTATGGTTCTGCTTTCTCAGACCTTTCTCCTGAAGATAATCAAGATGTAGAACTTGCTCAAATCCTCCTAGCTGCAGCTGAGAAAGTTTTTGACCAGCACTACGATCGTGCAAGGAAATTTCTGAGTCAATGCCAACTACTTGCATCAAAAACAGGTAACCCTGTGCAAAGAGCAGTCTTTTATTTTGCACAAGCACTTGGAGAGAGGATCGATAGAGAAACAggaaaattaatgccaaaaatcTGCACGGAAACAGATGAACTTAACAGTATCTGTGTTGCATCAAGATTCCATGCCTCATACGTAGCATTACATCAAGAAGTTCCATTCACCCATATAGTGCATTTCACAGGAATTCAAGCCATACTAGAAAGTGTAGCAATGAAACCCAAAGTTCACCTAATTGATTTCCTTATCAGAACAGGGGTACAATGGGCATCCTTGATCCAAGCAGCAGCAGAGAGAAAAGACAACCCAATCGAACATATGAAGATCACAGTTATCGAATCAGTCAATAAAGAAAGAGTAATAGAAACAGGCAAGTCTTTAGAGAGTTTTGCTAATTCCTTGAACTTCCCCTTCTCATTCAAGATCATCTTTTTACCAGATAGAAACCAACTGACCGAAGACCACTTCGACATAAAACCTGACGAAGGGTTAGTAATCCATGCAGCATTCTTTCTACGAGCAATGATCAGCATACCCAACTGTTTAGAAACTGCAATGAGAGTTCTAAGAAGGCTACAACCATCACTAATGGTAGTATCAGAAGTAGAGGCGAATCTGAATTCACCTCTATTTGTGAACCGATTCATAGACACTTTATTCTACTACAGTGCATTATTTGATTGCCTGGAAGATGTAATGAAGCGGGATGATCAACACAGGATGACACTAGAAGTGTCATACGGAGCAGGGATTCGGGGTGTCATACGGAGGAAAGGGTCATTAGAAGTGTGA
- the LOC107001506 gene encoding histone-lysine N-methyltransferase EZA1 isoform X1, whose translation MISSTSISAESAPTPTKSDGENEEDSSASLKYRINELKRQIQTDRVLSVRDKLEENKRKLEIHVSELLMLATSRSDTMKNSGTGKMLSLRISSPLCKVVGLVQGSGDRDYANGEEVVSSVTARLPFIQNIPPYTTWIFLDKNQRMAEDQSVVGRRRIYYDQHGSEALICSDSEEDIAEPEEEKRHFSEGEDKILRMASREFGLNEEVLDLLTQYVGGTTSEILEHCNVLEEKHQDTDGKSIKDSRESGFGGSMFLDKSLTAALDSFDNLFCRRCLVFDCRLHGCSQILIDAIEKQPYSSDSEDDRKPCGDRCYLKVKGVANQTKYSNVDPVEGLEKHTSEAGGSTMDIKRTRDPDEHIDSKMKHGVSESINTTLEKSNLVLDDQQDSSGKRRKLSLPTAVSVAAEDGSESNGMSISTNDYVSHSQAPDQSGYNHGTSLHETGDNVRNEGEDTIKETVKHASYSKNLPEWKPLEKELYLKGIEIFGRNSCLIARNLLPGLKTCMEVSSYMDNRAVAQRGGSSSLFSEDNGKADMDYMELDIPTKSRFLRRRGRTRKLKYSSKSSGHPSIWRRMADGKNQSCIQYNPCGCQPTCGKHCPCLQNGTCCEKYCGCSKSCKNRFRGCHCAKSQCRSRQCPCYAAGRECDPDVCRNCWVSCGDGSLGEPPRQGEGQCGNMRLLLRQQQRILLSKSEVAGWGAFLKNPVYKNDYLGEYTGELISHREADKRGKIYDRANSSFLFDLNDQYVLDAYRKGDKLKFANHSSNPNCFAKVMLVAGDHRVGIFAKERIEASEELFYDYRYGPDQAPIWARKPEGTKRDDSPAPLGRPKKHQ comes from the exons ATGATCTCCTCCACCTCCATCTCTGCTGAATCTGCGCCCACACCCACT AAGTCCGATGGAGAAAATGAAGAGGATTCTTCAGCATCTCTAAAGTACAGAATCAATGAGCTGAAAAGGCAAATTCAAACGGACAGAGTTCTTTCAGTTAGG GACAAACTTGAAGAGAACAAAAGGAAGCTAGAAATTCATGTTTCTGAACTTCTTATGTTGGCTACATCAAGGAGTGATACTATGAAGAACTCTGGGACTGGTAAAATGCTTTCTTTAAGAATATCAAGTCCCCTCTGCAAAGTTGTTGGACTTGTTCAAGGTTCAGGAGACAGGGACTATGCTAATGGAGAGGAAGTCGTATCTTCAGTAACTGCTAGACTTCCCTTCATTCAGAACATTCCACCATATACTACTTGGATCTTTTTAGACAA AAATCAAAGAATGGCTGAAGATCAATCAGTGGTTGGGAGAAGGCGGATATACTATGACCAGCATGGTAGTGAGGCACTAATCTGTAGTGACAGTGAGGAAGACATAGCAGAACCAGAGGAAGAGAAACGTCATTTTTCTGAGGGAGAGGACAAAATTCTTAG GATGGCTTCACGGGAGTTTGGGCTTAATGAAGAAGTTCTTGACCTCTTGACTCAGTATGTTGGAGGCACCACTTCTGAAATCCTG gAGCACTGTAATGTGCTTGAGGAAAAACATCAAGATACAGACGGCAAAAGCATAAAAGATTCTAGGGAAAGTGGATTTGGGGGGAGCATGTTTCTAGACAAAAGCCTTACTGCTGCTTTAGATTCCTTTGATAACCTTTTCTGTCGCCGCTGTCTG GTGTTCGACTGCCGTCTGCATGGCTGTTCACAAATTCTTATTGATGCT ATTGAAAAGCAGCCTTATTCTTCTGATTCTGAAGATGATAGAAAACCTTGCGGTGATCGGTGTTATCTTAAG GTAAAAGGTGTAGCAAACCAGACTAAATATTCAAATGTAGATCCAGTGGAAGGACTAGAGAAACACACTTCAGAAGCGGGAGGTAGCACTATGGACATCAAAAGAACTAGAGATCCAG ACGAGCACATTGATAGCAAAATGAAGCATGGAGTATCAGAGTCTATAAACACAACTTTAGAGAAGTCAAATCTAGTTTTGGATGACCAACAAGATTCTTCTGGTAAGAGAAGGAAATTGTCACTCCCTACTGCTGTTAGTGTGGCAGCAGAAGATGGATCTGAGAGCAATGGGATGTCTATTAGCACCAATGATTATGTATCACATTCACAAGCACCAGATCAGTCTGGCTATAATCATGGTACTTCTTTGCATGAGACTGGGGACAATGTCAGAAATGAAGGAGAGGACACTATAAAGGAAACTGTGAAGCATGCATCCTACTCCAAAAATCTACCAGAATGGAAACCCCTAGAGAAAGAACTATATTTAAAGGGGATAGAGATATTTGGGAGAAATAG TTGCCTAATTGCTAGAAACTTACTTCCTGGCTTGAAAACTTGTATGGAGGTATCCTCTTACATGGATAACAGAGCAGTGGCGCAACGTGGAGGCTCCTCAAGCTTATTTTCGGAGGATAATGGGAAAGCTGACATGGATTACATG GAGCTAGATATTCCGACGAAATCACGTTTTCTTCGTAGAAGAGGCAGAACACGCAAACTGAAATATTCCTCAAAGTCTTCTGGGCATCCCTCAATCTGGAGAAGAATGGCCGATGGAAAGAATCAATCATGTATACAATATAATCCATGTGGATGCCAGCCGACATGTGGAAAGCATTGTCCTTGTTTGCAGAATGGTACTTGCTGTGAAAAGTATTGTGG CTGCTCAAAAAGCTGTAAAAATCGTTTCCGTGGATGTCACTGTGCAAAGAGTCAATGCAGAAGCAGACAATGTCCATGTTATGCTGCTGGACGTGAATGTGATCCTGATGTCTGCCGCAACTGTTGGGTTAG CTGTGGTGATGGCTCATTGGGTGAGCCTCCTAGGCAAGGAGAAGGTCAATGTGGTAACATGAGGCTCCTCCTAAGGCAGCAACAAAGG ATTCTGCTGTCAAAATCTGAAGTTGCTGGATGGGGAGCCTTCCTGAAG AACCCTGTTTACAAAAATGATTACCTGGGAGAATATACGGGCGAATTAATTTCTCATCGAGAAGCAGATAAGCGGGGGAAAATATATGATCGTGCAAATTCGTCTTTCCTTTTCGACTTGAATGATCAG TATGTCCTCGATGCCTATCGGAAGGGAGACAAGCTGAAATTTGCCAATCACTCATCAAACCCAAACTGCTTTGCTAAG GTAATGCTGGTTGCTGGTGATCATCGAGTTGGGATATTTGCAAAGGAACGTATTGAAGCTAGTGAGGAGCTTTTCTATGATTATCGTTATGGTCCTGATCAAGCGCCAATATGGGCTAGGAAACCTGAGGGCACAAAGAGAGATGATTCACCAGCGCCTTTAGGTCGACCAAAGAAACACCAATAA
- the LOC107001506 gene encoding histone-lysine N-methyltransferase EZA1 isoform X2, whose translation MISSTSISAESAPTPTSDGENEEDSSASLKYRINELKRQIQTDRVLSVRDKLEENKRKLEIHVSELLMLATSRSDTMKNSGTGKMLSLRISSPLCKVVGLVQGSGDRDYANGEEVVSSVTARLPFIQNIPPYTTWIFLDKNQRMAEDQSVVGRRRIYYDQHGSEALICSDSEEDIAEPEEEKRHFSEGEDKILRMASREFGLNEEVLDLLTQYVGGTTSEILEHCNVLEEKHQDTDGKSIKDSRESGFGGSMFLDKSLTAALDSFDNLFCRRCLVFDCRLHGCSQILIDAIEKQPYSSDSEDDRKPCGDRCYLKVKGVANQTKYSNVDPVEGLEKHTSEAGGSTMDIKRTRDPDEHIDSKMKHGVSESINTTLEKSNLVLDDQQDSSGKRRKLSLPTAVSVAAEDGSESNGMSISTNDYVSHSQAPDQSGYNHGTSLHETGDNVRNEGEDTIKETVKHASYSKNLPEWKPLEKELYLKGIEIFGRNSCLIARNLLPGLKTCMEVSSYMDNRAVAQRGGSSSLFSEDNGKADMDYMELDIPTKSRFLRRRGRTRKLKYSSKSSGHPSIWRRMADGKNQSCIQYNPCGCQPTCGKHCPCLQNGTCCEKYCGCSKSCKNRFRGCHCAKSQCRSRQCPCYAAGRECDPDVCRNCWVSCGDGSLGEPPRQGEGQCGNMRLLLRQQQRILLSKSEVAGWGAFLKNPVYKNDYLGEYTGELISHREADKRGKIYDRANSSFLFDLNDQYVLDAYRKGDKLKFANHSSNPNCFAKVMLVAGDHRVGIFAKERIEASEELFYDYRYGPDQAPIWARKPEGTKRDDSPAPLGRPKKHQ comes from the exons ATGATCTCCTCCACCTCCATCTCTGCTGAATCTGCGCCCACACCCACT TCCGATGGAGAAAATGAAGAGGATTCTTCAGCATCTCTAAAGTACAGAATCAATGAGCTGAAAAGGCAAATTCAAACGGACAGAGTTCTTTCAGTTAGG GACAAACTTGAAGAGAACAAAAGGAAGCTAGAAATTCATGTTTCTGAACTTCTTATGTTGGCTACATCAAGGAGTGATACTATGAAGAACTCTGGGACTGGTAAAATGCTTTCTTTAAGAATATCAAGTCCCCTCTGCAAAGTTGTTGGACTTGTTCAAGGTTCAGGAGACAGGGACTATGCTAATGGAGAGGAAGTCGTATCTTCAGTAACTGCTAGACTTCCCTTCATTCAGAACATTCCACCATATACTACTTGGATCTTTTTAGACAA AAATCAAAGAATGGCTGAAGATCAATCAGTGGTTGGGAGAAGGCGGATATACTATGACCAGCATGGTAGTGAGGCACTAATCTGTAGTGACAGTGAGGAAGACATAGCAGAACCAGAGGAAGAGAAACGTCATTTTTCTGAGGGAGAGGACAAAATTCTTAG GATGGCTTCACGGGAGTTTGGGCTTAATGAAGAAGTTCTTGACCTCTTGACTCAGTATGTTGGAGGCACCACTTCTGAAATCCTG gAGCACTGTAATGTGCTTGAGGAAAAACATCAAGATACAGACGGCAAAAGCATAAAAGATTCTAGGGAAAGTGGATTTGGGGGGAGCATGTTTCTAGACAAAAGCCTTACTGCTGCTTTAGATTCCTTTGATAACCTTTTCTGTCGCCGCTGTCTG GTGTTCGACTGCCGTCTGCATGGCTGTTCACAAATTCTTATTGATGCT ATTGAAAAGCAGCCTTATTCTTCTGATTCTGAAGATGATAGAAAACCTTGCGGTGATCGGTGTTATCTTAAG GTAAAAGGTGTAGCAAACCAGACTAAATATTCAAATGTAGATCCAGTGGAAGGACTAGAGAAACACACTTCAGAAGCGGGAGGTAGCACTATGGACATCAAAAGAACTAGAGATCCAG ACGAGCACATTGATAGCAAAATGAAGCATGGAGTATCAGAGTCTATAAACACAACTTTAGAGAAGTCAAATCTAGTTTTGGATGACCAACAAGATTCTTCTGGTAAGAGAAGGAAATTGTCACTCCCTACTGCTGTTAGTGTGGCAGCAGAAGATGGATCTGAGAGCAATGGGATGTCTATTAGCACCAATGATTATGTATCACATTCACAAGCACCAGATCAGTCTGGCTATAATCATGGTACTTCTTTGCATGAGACTGGGGACAATGTCAGAAATGAAGGAGAGGACACTATAAAGGAAACTGTGAAGCATGCATCCTACTCCAAAAATCTACCAGAATGGAAACCCCTAGAGAAAGAACTATATTTAAAGGGGATAGAGATATTTGGGAGAAATAG TTGCCTAATTGCTAGAAACTTACTTCCTGGCTTGAAAACTTGTATGGAGGTATCCTCTTACATGGATAACAGAGCAGTGGCGCAACGTGGAGGCTCCTCAAGCTTATTTTCGGAGGATAATGGGAAAGCTGACATGGATTACATG GAGCTAGATATTCCGACGAAATCACGTTTTCTTCGTAGAAGAGGCAGAACACGCAAACTGAAATATTCCTCAAAGTCTTCTGGGCATCCCTCAATCTGGAGAAGAATGGCCGATGGAAAGAATCAATCATGTATACAATATAATCCATGTGGATGCCAGCCGACATGTGGAAAGCATTGTCCTTGTTTGCAGAATGGTACTTGCTGTGAAAAGTATTGTGG CTGCTCAAAAAGCTGTAAAAATCGTTTCCGTGGATGTCACTGTGCAAAGAGTCAATGCAGAAGCAGACAATGTCCATGTTATGCTGCTGGACGTGAATGTGATCCTGATGTCTGCCGCAACTGTTGGGTTAG CTGTGGTGATGGCTCATTGGGTGAGCCTCCTAGGCAAGGAGAAGGTCAATGTGGTAACATGAGGCTCCTCCTAAGGCAGCAACAAAGG ATTCTGCTGTCAAAATCTGAAGTTGCTGGATGGGGAGCCTTCCTGAAG AACCCTGTTTACAAAAATGATTACCTGGGAGAATATACGGGCGAATTAATTTCTCATCGAGAAGCAGATAAGCGGGGGAAAATATATGATCGTGCAAATTCGTCTTTCCTTTTCGACTTGAATGATCAG TATGTCCTCGATGCCTATCGGAAGGGAGACAAGCTGAAATTTGCCAATCACTCATCAAACCCAAACTGCTTTGCTAAG GTAATGCTGGTTGCTGGTGATCATCGAGTTGGGATATTTGCAAAGGAACGTATTGAAGCTAGTGAGGAGCTTTTCTATGATTATCGTTATGGTCCTGATCAAGCGCCAATATGGGCTAGGAAACCTGAGGGCACAAAGAGAGATGATTCACCAGCGCCTTTAGGTCGACCAAAGAAACACCAATAA